The window AAGACCTAATCAAGCTAATGCTGTCGGGCAAACAAATGGATGCTTTTGAAAAGTATTATCATGAAGATGTAGTAATGCAGGAAAACTCCAAACCCCCAATGGTTGGCAAATCAGCCAACAGGGAAAGGGAAATTCAAGGGATGCAGATGATTGAAACGTTTCACGGAGCAGAAGTAAAAGCAGTTGCCGTGGGCGACAATGTGACTATGGTAGAATGGGAATTTGATGTCACCTACAAAGGCGCGCCCCGCATGAAAATGTGCCAGGTGGCCGTGCAAAAATGGAAGGACGGCCAAATTATTCATGAACGTTTTTATTATTCAACTAACTAAAATCAAAACAAGAGCAATTTCACTCGATCAAGCCATTGCCTTTATGTCATCGTTTAATGAAAATAATGGAAGCAACCCTTCCAATGAAAAATATATTCCCGGAACCTGCAATATGGGGAGAGAGGAAATCAAAAGGCGAAAAGCAAGTGGATGGACAGGGTTGGTACTAACGGTAATTACCATTTCTCTCTTATTATGGTTCAGTGCACCTCACTGGATGCGACTTGTAGTTTTCATTCCGGCAGTAATGGGAGCAACAGGATTCATACAGGCGTACAATAAGTTCTGCGTGTATTTCGGATTTGGGCACATGTTCAATTTAGGAGAGGTGGGGAAAACAGATACCATCGATCAAAAAGAATTCAGGGTGAAAGACAGAGCAAGAGCCTGGCAATTGCTTGCCTATGCTTTTGGTACAGGATTGATTATTACTGTAATCGTTTATCTCCTGCCCTGATTTTGATCGGATATAAACCAGGTAAGTGAACTACTTGGCAGTTCTTGCTTGAGCATCATGCTTAAGTATAGAATTTATGGAAATGAAATTCATTTAGTAAACAAAACCATCATGGAAAAGCAAACAAAGAGTAAAACAAGAAAAATTGCCGCATGGGTGATAATTGGACTAGTGGGTGCGTTGGTTATTATGAGCGCCACCATGAAACTGACACACGCTGAAGAATTGGTAACTAATTTCACTAAATGGGGATTGATTGATAACCTCACGTTTATAGGAATTGGCGAATTGATTTTCATCATTTTATTTATTATTCCCAGAACATCCTCCCTTGGGTTTCTTTTGTTAACCGCCCACTTTGGTGGAGCCATTGCCACTCATCTACAACATGAGGAATCGTTTATAATGCCTGCCATTATTTTGACTGTGATCTGGATTGGTAATTACCTGCGCAATCCCGAAATGCTGGCAAGTTTTACGAAAAAATAATGGACATAAAAGCAATAGCCGTATTAGGCGCCAATGGCCGAACTGGAATTGAAATTGTAAAACAAGCCCTGGAAAAAGGTTGGGTTGTAAAAGCATTGGTTCGCGACAAACAAAAAATCAAACTTGCAAATCCCAATCTACAAGTCATTGAAGGAAATCCTATGCGTATAGATGATGTGAGGAAAGTTATCAAGGAAACACATGCCATCTTTGTTGCGCTCAACATTGGAAGGAAATCTGACCTGCCTTGGGCAAAAGTGACTTCGCCACTTGATTTATTGTATACAAGTATGAAAAATATAATTTTCGCAATGAATGAAAACGGTGTAAAGCGGGTGATAACTGTTTCAGCCTGGGGAACAGGCGATAGCTACAAAGAAACAAATTGGATATTTAAATTTCTTATCAAAAAGACCAACGTTGGTGTAGCCTACGCAGGTCATGAAGATCAGGAAAGAGTACTTCGTACAAGCGGACTGAAATGGACATCTGTTCGACCGGTTGGCCTTAGCAGCAGTGAAAAGCAGAAGCAAGTTCGGGTAAGCATTAAAGGCGATAAAAAACTAAACATGACCATCAGCCGAAAAGATGTTGCCCGCTTTATGCTGGACATTGTTGATGATGAAAAGTATTACCAGCAAGAACTTTCTATTTCATCAGAATGACTTTATCCGGTAGCGGAGTAACGTGCGTCCGATTTAAATTCCCTTTTGAATTGTAAAATGAACCGATCAGACTTTATAAAAATAATGGGAGCAGCAACAATAGGTTTTGGGACTTCAAATGTAAAGAGCTGGGCCAATTCGATAACCGGCTTACCCGAACAGGAAGTAACCCTTCCGGTTCTTTTTACTTCGCACGGAAACCCAATGGACATACACCTTCCTCATAAAGCGAATCCTTTTTTAACTTATCTTTTTGATTTAGGTGTTGACTTACGAAAAAAATATCCAAAAGAAATTAAAGCCATATTGGTAGTATCAGCACACTGGTGTACCAAAGGCACATACGTAAATGTTTCTCCGTGGCCGGAAACGATTTACGATTTTTACGGTTTCCCTCCCGAATATTACACTATAAAATACATGGCTCCAGGTGCTCCGGAATTTGCCAAAAATGTAGCAGAAGCCATCCCTGCAATTAGAACTACAACCGAATGGGGTTTCGATCATGGCAATTGGCCCATGCTTCGTCATCTTTTCCCAGATGCCAATGTACCGGTTTTTCAGATGAGCATTGATTATTATCAATCTCCTCAATACCACTATGAGTTAGCAGTTCAACTGAAGAAATTAAGAACGAAGGGTGTTTTGATTATCGGCAGCGGTTCCGTTGTTCATAATCTTCAATTGGCAAGTTCCAGACTTTTCAAAGGCGATAAAACCTTGTATGGATGGGATAAGGAATTTGATGAATGGATAAAACAGAGAGTGGTGGACCGCGACATAAAAAGTTTGATGAATTATGAAAAAACAAAATTTGGAAAAATGGCTGCCCCGACTCCCGATCATTATGTGCCGCTAATTTATTCTATGGCTATGCTGAATACCAACGATACTATAGAGCACACCTATGAAAGTCTTTTGCCTGCATTTAGCGACCGTAGTTTCATCATTGAATCAACCCATTAAACAATAGTATAACATGACCTTACATTATGATTTTGAGCTTCCAAAAAGAACAGGAGCCAAACCAACTACCACACCGAGCAATCCTCACATGCAATTGGATCAACAACCAAAAGACAGAAAGCTGGTGGATGAACTCATTGGTTGGGCATTCTCGCTTCCTGATATTTCAAAGGAGTATAGCAAAATCTCTGTACCCGGAGCACAGGCCATGTGTATGTCAGAAGAAAAAATGTGCACACATTGTAATGCTTTTATGGTTGAAACGGAATTTGCGCATTTTCATCCTGCTCCGGATGGCAGTATGCACTTAGGCCTCCCGCAGCGTGATGTAAAAAAAGTAATTGAACTGGGTTGGGGCGAATTGCATCCTGTAGTGCATAAAGGATGGTTGCCGCCAAACTTCATAATGGTTTACGCGCCCAGAAACGAAGAGGAGGCCGATGAGATTAAAAAAATTATTTTTCGCTCCTACCAATTTGCAATAGGTGAAATAAGCGATTAATGAGGCGAAGTTTGGGTCAGTAAAAATAAATTCTACTAAAAAAAAATTAACCATGCACGAAAATGATTTTCAAATATTGAAGCACGCCATCGAAAACATGATGCCTGCTAACAAAATACTCGGTTTAAAAATAGTTGAGATTACAGCAGGCTCGGTTCATATTCATGTTCCATTCAAAGAAGAGTTTATTGGTGATTTTATACAAGGCCGCTGGCATGGAGGTATTCTGGCCGCCATTGCCGATACTGCCGGAGGAGTGGCCGGGGCAACGGCTTTACATTCACCCAATGACAGGCTGAACACCATTGATATGCGCATTGATTATTTACATGCAGCCGTTAAGGCGGATGTACAAGCAAAAGCACGAATAATTAAACAAGGGAAGACAATCATTAAGGTTGATGTAGAATTGTTTCAGCCCGATAATAAAGAACCGGTCGCCCTCGCAAGATGTGTGTATAGCGCATTAAGGAGTGAATCTTAACATGAGCCGCTCAAATTTATGCAAAAATCAGCTTGTTTGAGCTAAACTCCCCAACCGAAAGAATTCTTAAAAGAGTGGGTTTAAAAAAAATGTATATCTTTGCACTCGACCAAAAAACTAATTTGGTCGATAAATAGTTTGGGAAGAAACAATGGAAACAACAATGGACATTAAAGACGATGTAAGTGAGGTCATCCTAAATTCCGCTAAAACCATCTTTGCCAGATATGGTTTTAAGAAAACCACAATGGATGAAATAGCTCATGCTTCAAGAAAAGGCAAAAGTTCCATCTATCATTACTTCAAAAGCAAAGAAGATATTTTCAAGGCAATCGTTGAAAAGGAATCGGATGTGTTAAGTGCTGCCATAGCAAAAGCAATCAATGCAGAAACTACCTCTGAAAAAAAAATACGGGCTTATGTTTTAACAAGAATGAAAGTTATTAACAAATTAACCAATCTATACAGTGCTTTAAAAGATGAATATCTGGAGCATTACAGTTTCATTGAAAATGTCAGAGTGAAGTATGACACCGAAGAGGTTAACACCATCAAAGGAATATTGAAGACGGGTGTTGAAGAAGGTGATTTTAAAATAGAAGACATCAACCTCACCGCCTTTGCCCTGGTCACAGCACTGAAGGGTTTAGAATATCCTTTATTCATTAAAAACAATTATGCAAAAACAGAAAATCGGTTTGAAGGATTGCTGAACGTGCTTTTTTATGGAATCATAGCGAGGTAATTTTTTTTTAACCCATTATCGACCAAAAAACTAAAATAGTCTAATTGTAATTAATAGAACTAACAATGAATATGAAAGTCAATAAACTGCACATCGCTCTTTGGTTTTCCGTTATCCTGGCCGGATGCTCGTCAGGAGAGAATACATCATCGGAAAGTGCGAAGCACATTTCCCTTAATGTTAAAACAGAAGAAGTAATTCAATTTAAAGGAAGCCATACAGTTGGGTATTCCGGGGTTGTGGTGCCAAAGAAAAATACACCACTCAGTTTCTCGGTGCCGGGAACCGTTTCGAAAATAGCAGTAGAAGAAGGACAGCAGGTAAACAAAGGCCAGTTGCTGGCACAACTAAATCCATCGACTATGGAGAACACCTACCAGATGGCATTTCAAAAATTACAACAGGCACAGGATGCGTATAACCGGTTAATGCCGATGCATGAAAATGGTACCCTGTCTGAAATAAAATGGGTGGAGGTAGAAACAGGATTAAGTCAGGCAAAATCGGCTACAGCCATTGCAAAAAAAGGACTTGACGATACAAAACTATATGCTTTTACAGCGGGTGTGATAGGTAAAAAATCGATTCAGGAGGGAGAGAATGTATTTCCAAATATTACAGTTTTTGAATTATTCGACATCAGTAAAGTATATGTAAAAATTCCCGTACCAGAAGATGAGATCAGTTCGTTCAAAAAGGGAGATCAGGCCATCATTACTGTTGGAGCTATCTCTAAAACAATCACCGGTATTGTAAGAGAAATTGGTGTTTCGGCTGATATATTTTCACACTCCTATCCGGTAAGACTTGAAGTTGACAA is drawn from Belliella baltica DSM 15883 and contains these coding sequences:
- a CDS encoding nuclear transport factor 2 family protein, coding for MNIKEKIEDLIKLMLSGKQMDAFEKYYHEDVVMQENSKPPMVGKSANREREIQGMQMIETFHGAEVKAVAVGDNVTMVEWEFDVTYKGAPRMKMCQVAVQKWKDGQIIHERFYYSTN
- a CDS encoding DoxX family protein codes for the protein MEKQTKSKTRKIAAWVIIGLVGALVIMSATMKLTHAEELVTNFTKWGLIDNLTFIGIGELIFIILFIIPRTSSLGFLLLTAHFGGAIATHLQHEESFIMPAIILTVIWIGNYLRNPEMLASFTKK
- a CDS encoding NAD(P)-dependent oxidoreductase produces the protein MDIKAIAVLGANGRTGIEIVKQALEKGWVVKALVRDKQKIKLANPNLQVIEGNPMRIDDVRKVIKETHAIFVALNIGRKSDLPWAKVTSPLDLLYTSMKNIIFAMNENGVKRVITVSAWGTGDSYKETNWIFKFLIKKTNVGVAYAGHEDQERVLRTSGLKWTSVRPVGLSSSEKQKQVRVSIKGDKKLNMTISRKDVARFMLDIVDDEKYYQQELSISSE
- a CDS encoding dioxygenase family protein, yielding MNRSDFIKIMGAATIGFGTSNVKSWANSITGLPEQEVTLPVLFTSHGNPMDIHLPHKANPFLTYLFDLGVDLRKKYPKEIKAILVVSAHWCTKGTYVNVSPWPETIYDFYGFPPEYYTIKYMAPGAPEFAKNVAEAIPAIRTTTEWGFDHGNWPMLRHLFPDANVPVFQMSIDYYQSPQYHYELAVQLKKLRTKGVLIIGSGSVVHNLQLASSRLFKGDKTLYGWDKEFDEWIKQRVVDRDIKSLMNYEKTKFGKMAAPTPDHYVPLIYSMAMLNTNDTIEHTYESLLPAFSDRSFIIESTH
- a CDS encoding luciferase family protein, whose translation is MTLHYDFELPKRTGAKPTTTPSNPHMQLDQQPKDRKLVDELIGWAFSLPDISKEYSKISVPGAQAMCMSEEKMCTHCNAFMVETEFAHFHPAPDGSMHLGLPQRDVKKVIELGWGELHPVVHKGWLPPNFIMVYAPRNEEEADEIKKIIFRSYQFAIGEISD
- a CDS encoding PaaI family thioesterase, with the protein product MHENDFQILKHAIENMMPANKILGLKIVEITAGSVHIHVPFKEEFIGDFIQGRWHGGILAAIADTAGGVAGATALHSPNDRLNTIDMRIDYLHAAVKADVQAKARIIKQGKTIIKVDVELFQPDNKEPVALARCVYSALRSES
- a CDS encoding TetR/AcrR family transcriptional regulator, with translation MDIKDDVSEVILNSAKTIFARYGFKKTTMDEIAHASRKGKSSIYHYFKSKEDIFKAIVEKESDVLSAAIAKAINAETTSEKKIRAYVLTRMKVINKLTNLYSALKDEYLEHYSFIENVRVKYDTEEVNTIKGILKTGVEEGDFKIEDINLTAFALVTALKGLEYPLFIKNNYAKTENRFEGLLNVLFYGIIAR
- a CDS encoding efflux RND transporter periplasmic adaptor subunit; amino-acid sequence: MKVNKLHIALWFSVILAGCSSGENTSSESAKHISLNVKTEEVIQFKGSHTVGYSGVVVPKKNTPLSFSVPGTVSKIAVEEGQQVNKGQLLAQLNPSTMENTYQMAFQKLQQAQDAYNRLMPMHENGTLSEIKWVEVETGLSQAKSATAIAKKGLDDTKLYAFTAGVIGKKSIQEGENVFPNITVFELFDISKVYVKIPVPEDEISSFKKGDQAIITVGAISKTITGIVREIGVSADIFSHSYPVRLEVDNSDLAIKPGMVCTVNFATQNKATGVLISNKAMQQDLQGTQFVYVIENNTAQKRAVKTIALIDQKILVSGNLKEGDKIIVAGQDKLRQGSQVNIIK